A window of Pseudomonas mucidolens contains these coding sequences:
- a CDS encoding hemolysin family protein, with amino-acid sequence MDPSPGITLATLFADFGMILFALILVLLNGFFVAAEFAMVKLRSTRVEAIAHTNGWRGQILRTVHSQLDAYLSACQLGITLASLGLGWVGEPAFAHILEPLLGAMGVESPEVVKGVSFFAAFFVISYLHIVVGELAPKSWAIRKPELLSLWTAVPLYLFYWAMYPAIYLLNASANAILRIAGQGEPGPHHEHHYSREELKLILHSSRGQDPSDQGMRVLASAVEMGELEVVDWANSREDLVTLDFNAPLKEILALFRRHKFSRYPVYDAVRGEFVGLLHIKDLLLELAALDHIPESFNLAELTRPLERVSRHMPLSQLLEQFRKGGAHFALVEEADGNIIGYLTMEDVLEVLVGDIQDEHRKAERGILAYQPGKLLVRGDTPLFKIERLLGIDLDHIEAETLAGLIYDTLKRVPEEEEVMEVEGLRIIIKKMKGPKIVLAKVLMLD; translated from the coding sequence ATGGACCCTTCCCCTGGTATCACCCTCGCTACGCTCTTCGCCGATTTCGGCATGATTCTATTTGCACTGATCCTGGTACTGCTCAACGGTTTCTTCGTTGCGGCGGAATTTGCCATGGTCAAACTGCGCTCCACCCGGGTCGAGGCGATTGCCCACACCAACGGCTGGCGCGGTCAGATCCTGCGCACCGTACACAGCCAGCTCGACGCTTATCTGTCGGCCTGCCAGTTAGGTATCACCCTCGCCTCCCTGGGCCTGGGCTGGGTCGGCGAACCGGCCTTCGCGCATATCCTGGAGCCCTTGCTGGGCGCCATGGGCGTCGAATCACCCGAAGTGGTCAAGGGCGTGTCGTTCTTTGCGGCGTTCTTCGTGATTTCCTACCTGCATATTGTGGTCGGTGAACTGGCGCCCAAATCCTGGGCGATTCGCAAACCCGAGCTGCTGTCACTGTGGACCGCCGTGCCGCTGTACCTGTTCTACTGGGCCATGTACCCGGCGATCTACCTGCTCAACGCCAGCGCCAACGCGATCCTGCGTATTGCCGGCCAGGGCGAACCCGGCCCGCATCACGAGCATCATTACAGCCGTGAAGAGCTCAAGCTGATCCTGCACTCCAGCCGTGGCCAGGACCCGAGCGACCAGGGCATGCGCGTATTGGCATCGGCCGTGGAAATGGGCGAACTGGAAGTGGTCGACTGGGCCAACTCCCGGGAAGACCTGGTGACGTTGGATTTCAACGCGCCGCTCAAGGAAATCCTCGCGCTGTTCCGCCGCCACAAATTCAGCCGCTACCCGGTGTATGACGCCGTGCGTGGCGAATTTGTCGGATTGCTGCATATCAAGGATCTGTTGCTGGAACTGGCAGCCCTGGACCACATTCCCGAGTCGTTCAACCTGGCCGAACTGACGCGTCCGCTGGAACGCGTTTCGCGGCACATGCCGCTGTCGCAACTGCTGGAGCAGTTTCGCAAAGGCGGCGCGCACTTCGCCCTGGTGGAAGAGGCCGATGGCAACATCATCGGCTACCTGACCATGGAAGATGTTCTGGAAGTGCTGGTGGGCGACATTCAGGACGAACACCGCAAGGCCGAGCGTGGCATCCTCGCCTATCAGCCGGGCAAGCTGCTGGTGCGCGGTGACACGCCGCTGTTCAAAATCGAGCGCCTGCTGGGCATCGACCTCGACCATATCGAAGCCGAAACCCTGGCGGGCCTGATCTACGACACCCTGAAACGGGTGCCGGAAGAGGAAGAAGTCATGGAGGTGGAAGGTCTGCGGATCATCATCAAGAAGATGAAAGGCCCGAAAATCGTCCTGGCCAAGGTACTGATGCTGGACTAA
- the phoR gene encoding phosphate regulon sensor histidine kinase PhoR, with protein sequence MLLLITGCLLVGLISGYYGWSLAVGLGLYLGWTLKQLLRMHEWLRQHKPDEPPPDGYGLWGEVFDSIYHLQRRDQRVRGRLQAVIDRVQESTAALKDAVIMLDSDGNLEWWNRAAETLLGLKTPQDSGQPVTNLVRHPRFKEYFEQDNFEEALEIPSPTNDRVRIQLYLTRYGNNEHLMLVRDVTRIHQLEQMRKDFVANVSHELRTPLTVICGYLETLLDNVEEVNPRWSRALQQMQQQGSRMQTLLNDLLLLAKLEATDYPSDNQPVTVQSLLQTIKNDALALSGERGQQITLEADPSVLLKGSEGELRSAFSNLVFNAVKYTQDTGAIRIRWWADHQGAHLSVQDSGIGIDTKHLPRLTERFYRVDSSRNSNTGGTGLGLAIVKHVLLRHRARLEISSVLGQGSTFTCHFAPTQVTRSPAVTQDE encoded by the coding sequence ATGCTTTTGTTGATTACCGGCTGCCTGCTGGTGGGTTTGATCAGCGGTTACTACGGCTGGAGCCTGGCCGTGGGCCTGGGCCTCTACCTGGGCTGGACCCTCAAGCAACTGCTGCGCATGCACGAATGGCTGCGCCAGCACAAACCCGATGAACCGCCACCCGACGGCTACGGCCTGTGGGGCGAAGTGTTCGACAGCATTTACCACCTGCAACGCCGCGACCAACGGGTACGCGGACGCCTACAGGCAGTGATCGACCGGGTCCAGGAGTCCACCGCCGCGCTGAAAGACGCGGTGATCATGCTCGACAGCGATGGCAACCTGGAATGGTGGAACCGCGCCGCCGAAACCTTGCTCGGTCTCAAGACCCCGCAGGACAGCGGCCAGCCCGTCACCAACCTGGTGCGCCATCCTCGCTTCAAGGAATACTTCGAGCAGGACAACTTCGAAGAAGCGCTGGAAATTCCATCACCGACCAACGACCGGGTGCGTATCCAGCTGTACCTGACGCGCTACGGCAATAACGAACACCTGATGCTGGTGCGCGACGTGACCCGGATCCATCAGTTGGAACAGATGCGCAAGGACTTCGTCGCCAACGTCTCCCATGAGCTGCGCACGCCGCTGACCGTGATCTGTGGCTACCTGGAAACGCTGCTGGACAACGTCGAAGAGGTCAATCCGCGCTGGAGCCGTGCCCTGCAGCAGATGCAGCAGCAAGGCTCACGCATGCAGACCCTGCTCAACGACCTGTTGCTGCTGGCCAAGCTTGAGGCCACCGATTATCCCTCGGACAATCAACCTGTGACGGTACAGAGCCTGTTGCAGACCATCAAGAACGATGCCCTGGCCCTGTCTGGCGAACGTGGACAGCAAATCACCCTCGAAGCCGACCCGTCGGTGCTGCTCAAGGGCAGCGAGGGCGAGTTGCGCAGCGCCTTTTCCAACCTGGTATTCAACGCGGTGAAATACACCCAGGACACAGGCGCGATTCGCATCCGCTGGTGGGCCGATCACCAGGGCGCGCACCTGAGCGTGCAGGATTCGGGGATCGGTATCGACACCAAACACTTGCCGCGTCTGACCGAGCGTTTTTACCGGGTCGACTCCAGTCGCAACTCCAACACCGGTGGCACCGGGCTGGGCCTGGCGATCGTCAAGCATGTGTTGTTGCGCCATCGCGCGCGCCTGGAAATCAGCAGTGTGCTGGGACAGGGCAGCACATTTACCTGCCATTTCGCGCCCACTCAGGTGACACGTTCACCGGCAGTCACTCAGGACGAGTAG
- the phoB gene encoding phosphate regulon transcriptional regulator PhoB, translating to MVGRSILIVDDEAPIREMIAVALEMAGYDCLEAENSQQAHAIIVDRKPDLILLDWMLPGTSGIELARRLKRDELTGDIPIIMLTAKGEEDNKIQGLEVGADDYITKPFSPRELVARLKAVLRRAGPTDGEAPIEVGGLILDPISHRVTIDGTPAEMGPTEYRLLQFFMTHQERAYTRGQLLDQVWGGNVYVEERTVDVHIRRLRKALGDAYENLVQTVRGTGYRFSTKG from the coding sequence ATGGTTGGCAGGAGCATTCTGATCGTTGACGACGAAGCGCCCATTCGCGAGATGATCGCCGTTGCGTTGGAAATGGCCGGCTACGACTGCCTGGAGGCGGAGAACTCCCAGCAGGCCCATGCCATTATCGTCGACCGCAAGCCGGACCTGATTCTGCTGGACTGGATGCTGCCCGGCACCTCCGGCATCGAGCTGGCTCGCCGCCTCAAGCGCGACGAACTGACCGGGGACATCCCGATCATCATGCTCACCGCCAAGGGTGAAGAAGACAACAAGATCCAGGGCCTGGAAGTCGGCGCCGATGACTACATCACCAAGCCGTTTTCCCCACGGGAACTGGTCGCGCGCCTGAAAGCCGTGCTGCGTCGCGCCGGCCCTACCGATGGCGAGGCGCCCATCGAAGTCGGCGGCCTGATACTCGATCCTATCAGCCACCGTGTGACCATCGACGGCACGCCGGCCGAGATGGGCCCCACGGAATACCGTCTGCTGCAATTCTTCATGACCCACCAGGAACGTGCCTACACGCGCGGGCAATTGCTTGATCAAGTCTGGGGCGGCAATGTGTACGTCGAGGAGCGTACCGTCGACGTGCATATCCGCCGTCTGCGCAAAGCCTTGGGCGACGCTTACGAGAATCTGGTACAAACCGTACGCGGCACTGGATACCGGTTTTCCACCAAAGGCTGA
- the ubiA gene encoding 4-hydroxybenzoate octaprenyltransferase has translation MYQRLLKSMNRLNPRAWDFIHLTRMDKPIGIYLLLWPTLWALWIAGEGSPSWSNIVIFVLGVVLTRAGGCVINDWADRKVDGHVKRTEQRPLVSGKISSKEALVFFAVLMFVSFLLVLMTNATTIWLSLGGLALAASYPFMKRYTYYPQVVLGAAFSWGMPMAFTAETGSLPAAAWLLYIANLLWTVGYDTYYAMTDRDDDLKIGVKSTAILFGDADRIIILTLQGLALVCLLPAGTRFELGGWFHLGLLAAAGCFAWEFWYTRDKDRMKCFKAFLHNHWAGLAIFVGIVADYAFR, from the coding sequence ATGTACCAGCGCTTGCTCAAGTCCATGAATCGCCTGAACCCCAGGGCCTGGGACTTTATTCATCTGACGCGCATGGACAAGCCCATCGGCATCTACCTGCTGCTGTGGCCGACACTGTGGGCGCTGTGGATCGCCGGCGAAGGCTCGCCTTCCTGGAGCAATATCGTGATCTTCGTGCTCGGCGTGGTACTGACGCGCGCGGGCGGCTGCGTGATCAATGACTGGGCCGACCGCAAGGTTGACGGTCATGTAAAGCGCACGGAGCAACGGCCGCTGGTCAGCGGCAAGATCAGTTCCAAAGAGGCGCTGGTGTTCTTTGCGGTGTTGATGTTCGTCAGTTTCCTGCTGGTACTGATGACTAATGCGACGACGATCTGGCTGTCACTGGGTGGTCTGGCACTGGCGGCCAGCTACCCGTTTATGAAGCGCTACACCTATTACCCACAGGTAGTGCTGGGGGCGGCGTTTTCCTGGGGCATGCCGATGGCATTCACCGCCGAGACCGGCAGCCTGCCCGCCGCGGCGTGGTTGTTGTACATCGCGAACCTGTTGTGGACCGTGGGCTACGACACGTATTACGCAATGACGGACCGCGATGACGATCTGAAAATCGGCGTGAAATCCACGGCGATTCTGTTCGGCGACGCCGACCGGATCATCATCCTGACCCTGCAGGGATTGGCCCTGGTCTGCCTGCTGCCGGCGGGAACGCGCTTTGAGTTGGGCGGCTGGTTCCACCTGGGCTTGTTGGCGGCGGCCGGGTGCTTCGCCTGGGAGTTCTGGTACACCCGCGACAAGGACCGGATGAAGTGCTTCAAGGCGTTCCTGCACAACCATTGGGCGGGGCTGGCGATTTTTGTCGGGATTGTCGCGGACTACGCATTTCGCTGA
- a CDS encoding chorismate--pyruvate lyase family protein, giving the protein MPHSIAVPDACRWLTQSLLSPSPAPVILDWLFDEDSLTRRLTRLSSNGFSVTPLFEGWQPLRDDECAALDLPPASMGWVREVYLRGHEEPWVFARSVAARSALQGDGLQMDELGSRSLGELLFCDQAFTRQAIEVCRYPRAWLPALDQADDLWARRSRFDRGPLSVLVAEVFLPSLWHAVNDNPENC; this is encoded by the coding sequence GTGCCGCACTCAATTGCCGTTCCCGATGCTTGCCGATGGCTGACCCAGAGCCTTCTGAGCCCCTCACCCGCCCCTGTGATCCTCGACTGGCTGTTCGATGAAGACTCGCTGACACGGCGCCTGACGCGCTTGTCCAGCAACGGCTTCAGCGTCACCCCGTTGTTCGAAGGCTGGCAGCCACTGCGAGACGACGAATGCGCCGCCCTCGACCTGCCGCCAGCGAGCATGGGTTGGGTGCGCGAGGTGTATTTGCGTGGACATGAAGAGCCCTGGGTGTTTGCGCGCAGCGTGGCGGCGCGCAGCGCGCTGCAGGGCGACGGCTTACAGATGGATGAACTGGGCAGCCGCTCGTTGGGCGAACTGCTGTTTTGTGACCAGGCGTTCACCCGCCAGGCCATCGAAGTGTGCCGCTATCCGCGCGCATGGCTGCCCGCGCTGGATCAGGCCGATGACCTGTGGGCGCGCCGTTCGCGCTTTGATCGCGGGCCGCTGAGCGTGCTGGTGGCGGAAGTGTTCCTGCCGAGCCTGTGGCACGCCGTGAACGACAACCCGGAGAATTGCTGA
- a CDS encoding rubredoxin, translating into MKKWQCVVCGLIYNEADGWPDDGIAPGTLWQDVPEDWLCPDCGVGKMDFEMIEIG; encoded by the coding sequence ATGAAGAAGTGGCAATGTGTAGTCTGCGGCCTGATCTACAACGAAGCGGACGGTTGGCCGGATGACGGGATCGCTCCAGGCACCCTGTGGCAGGACGTACCAGAAGACTGGCTGTGCCCGGACTGCGGCGTCGGCAAGATGGATTTCGAAATGATCGAAATCGGCTGA
- a CDS encoding NAD(P)/FAD-dependent oxidoreductase: protein MSAPVVIVGTGLAGYNLAREFRKLDGETPLLLITADDGRSYSKPMLSTGFGKNKDADGLSMATPGAMAEQLKAEVRTHTRISGIDPGHKRLWIGEEAVAYRDLILAWGAETVRVPVQGDAGELIFPINDLEDYARFRAAAAGKRRVLLLGAGLIGCEFANDLMLGGYEIDLVAPCEQVMPTLLHPAAAAAVQAGLESLGARFHLGPVLNRLQRSADGLEAHLSDGEVIQCDLVVSAIGLRPRVDLAAAAGLQINRGIVVDRHLKTSHANIYALGDCAEVDGLNLLYVMPLMSCARALAQTLAGNATAVTYGPMPVTVKTPVCPLVVSPPPRGSEGAWSVEGQGADIKALCRASDGRLLGYALTGAAVMEKLALNKELPPLLA from the coding sequence ATGAGCGCACCTGTCGTGATCGTTGGCACGGGATTGGCCGGTTACAACCTGGCTCGGGAGTTTCGCAAGCTTGATGGCGAAACCCCGCTGCTGCTGATCACTGCGGATGACGGGCGCTCCTACTCCAAGCCCATGCTGTCCACCGGTTTTGGCAAGAACAAGGACGCCGACGGCCTGAGCATGGCGACACCGGGCGCGATGGCCGAGCAACTCAAGGCCGAAGTGCGGACCCACACGCGCATCAGCGGCATCGACCCGGGCCACAAGCGCCTGTGGATCGGTGAGGAAGCGGTGGCCTATCGCGACCTGATCCTGGCCTGGGGCGCGGAAACCGTGCGTGTCCCGGTGCAGGGCGATGCTGGCGAACTGATTTTCCCGATCAACGATCTGGAAGACTATGCACGCTTTCGCGCCGCCGCTGCCGGCAAGCGCCGAGTGCTGCTGCTGGGCGCCGGCCTGATCGGCTGCGAATTTGCCAACGATCTGATGCTCGGCGGTTATGAAATCGACCTGGTAGCCCCGTGCGAACAAGTCATGCCGACCCTGCTGCACCCGGCAGCCGCCGCCGCGGTACAGGCCGGGCTGGAAAGCCTGGGGGCGCGTTTCCACCTGGGGCCGGTGCTCAACCGCCTGCAGCGCAGCGCTGACGGCCTTGAGGCCCACCTGTCTGATGGCGAAGTGATTCAGTGTGATCTGGTGGTCTCGGCCATCGGCTTGCGTCCACGGGTAGACTTGGCGGCTGCGGCCGGTTTGCAGATCAACCGCGGGATCGTTGTCGACCGTCACCTCAAGACTTCCCACGCCAACATCTACGCCTTGGGCGACTGCGCCGAGGTCGATGGCCTGAACCTGTTGTATGTGATGCCGCTGATGAGCTGCGCCCGGGCCCTCGCTCAGACCCTGGCGGGCAACGCCACGGCGGTTACTTACGGACCGATGCCTGTCACCGTCAAGACGCCGGTGTGCCCGCTGGTGGTCTCGCCCCCGCCCCGGGGTAGCGAGGGCGCCTGGAGCGTCGAAGGACAGGGCGCCGACATCAAGGCCCTGTGCCGCGCCAGCGACGGGCGCCTGTTGGGTTATGCGCTGACCGGCGCTGCAGTCATGGAAAAACTCGCCCTGAACAAGGAGCTTCCGCCGCTGCTGGCGTAA
- a CDS encoding HU family DNA-binding protein, which translates to MRKPELAAAIAEKADLTKEQASRVLNAVLEEITGALHRKDSVTLVGFGTFLQRHRGARTGKNPQTGEPVKIKASNTVAFKPGKSLKDSVNP; encoded by the coding sequence ATGCGTAAACCAGAACTTGCAGCCGCCATTGCTGAAAAGGCAGACCTGACCAAAGAACAGGCCAGTCGTGTCCTCAACGCCGTTCTCGAAGAAATCACCGGCGCCCTGCACCGCAAGGACAGCGTCACCCTGGTGGGCTTCGGCACCTTCCTGCAGCGTCATCGCGGCGCCCGCACCGGCAAAAACCCGCAAACCGGCGAGCCGGTGAAAATCAAGGCGAGCAACACCGTCGCGTTCAAACCGGGCAAATCCTTGAAAGACAGCGTTAATCCTTAA
- a CDS encoding HU family DNA-binding protein, with the protein MSKGDGSIFNQVNPSPFLTKELASRVLNAVLEEITGALHCRDSVTLVGFGTFLQRHRGARTGKNPQTGEPVKSKASNTVAFKPGKSLKDSVNP; encoded by the coding sequence ATGTCAAAAGGCGACGGATCTATTTTCAATCAAGTAAATCCGTCACCTTTTTTGACCAAAGAACTGGCCAGTCGCGTCCTCAACGCTGTTCTCGAAGAAATCACCGGCGCCCTGCACTGCAGGGACAGCGTCACCCTGGTGGGCTTCGGCACCTTCCTGCAGCGTCATCGCGGCGCCCGCACCGGCAAAAACCCGCAAACCGGTGAGCCGGTGAAAAGCAAGGCGAGCAACACCGTCGCGTTCAAACCGGGCAAATCCTTGAAAGACAGCGTTAATCCTTAA
- a CDS encoding SMI1/KNR4 family protein, which yields MLENKFSDCETSITSADLDHVESVIGRKLPIPFRNHYLKYNGGVPERAYWVSEDFFDPIEVASFRPIAYGEPTLLSTYQLMLKKQVLPAQLLAFADDLGGNFFCLNLDSGAISYFTTDTFDSDLSPEENQAESEKNLCSNFLRFVQGLSDEDDFDDE from the coding sequence ATGCTTGAAAACAAATTTTCAGATTGCGAAACGAGCATAACCTCGGCGGATCTGGATCACGTGGAATCTGTCATCGGTAGGAAGCTACCGATTCCCTTTAGAAACCATTACCTCAAGTACAACGGCGGCGTGCCGGAACGGGCCTATTGGGTCAGCGAAGACTTTTTCGATCCAATCGAAGTGGCCTCCTTCAGGCCAATTGCCTACGGTGAACCAACGTTGTTATCCACGTACCAGCTAATGCTGAAGAAACAAGTTCTTCCTGCGCAACTTCTTGCCTTCGCGGACGATTTGGGCGGCAATTTTTTTTGCTTGAACCTTGATTCTGGGGCCATCAGTTATTTCACGACTGACACCTTTGATAGCGACCTTAGCCCTGAAGAAAATCAGGCTGAATCCGAAAAAAACCTTTGTTCGAATTTCCTCCGATTCGTCCAAGGGCTGAGTGACGAGGATGATTTTGACGATGAATAA
- a CDS encoding HNH endonuclease, producing MQGSRPRDFTQAYEEAGIPKSAKKHYTWHHVDDFDPKTGNTTMQLIRKSAHEATYPHGGSVAQYEKHFKVKYGSSESVLEASKKGWLANKIPNRKTKPGRCS from the coding sequence ATGCAAGGCTCAAGACCGCGCGACTTTACTCAAGCCTACGAAGAGGCCGGCATTCCTAAAAGTGCTAAGAAGCACTATACCTGGCACCACGTTGATGACTTCGATCCTAAAACGGGCAACACAACGATGCAACTGATCCGAAAATCTGCCCATGAGGCCACATACCCCCATGGAGGCTCAGTTGCTCAATATGAAAAACATTTCAAGGTTAAATACGGCAGCAGTGAGTCAGTCCTTGAAGCATCAAAAAAAGGATGGCTCGCCAACAAGATTCCCAACCGCAAAACCAAACCTGGGCGCTGCTCATAA